The Xylanivirga thermophila genome contains the following window.
CATTCATTTGTTCAATATTTGATCGTAAAAGATGAATATGTGGAGCAGGCAAAACATCAATCTCCAAATTATAAGATCGTAAATGCTAATAATAAAGATGCATTGGGTTTTTTAAATATTGTTTTTAAAGAATTAGGTATACATACTATATGGTTTGAAGAAGATTATATTAAACCATGGGAATATGAATCTTTAAAGAATAATCTTGAACAAGTGAAACTTATTCCAAAAGATGGCAATACCTTGATTTAAGATGAGAAATTACACTATTAAAAATTGATTCAATGCTAGGTTATGTATATGAAGAGTTTTGTGTCTGTTTAAGAAATAAAATTCAAACAAACATTAGAAAGAGAGGTATAATATGGTTTCAGCAGGTGATTTTAGAAAAGGTTTAACAGTAGAGATTGAAGGACAGGTATATACTGTTGTTGATTTCCAACATGTAAAGCCAGGGAAAGGAGCGGCTTTCGTAAGGGCAAAAATAAAGAATGTAATGACAGGTTCTGTTTTGGAACGCACATTTAATCCTACTGAAAAATTTCCCCAAGCGCATATAGAAAACAAACAAATGCAATACCTATACAATGATGGGAATTTGTATTATTTTATGGATTTAGAAACATTTGAGCAAATTCCCCTTAATAAGGATCAGGTAGAAGATGCTATGCTATATGTAAAGGAAAACATGAATGTAACTATAAAATTTTATAAAGGGCAGGCATTTTCTGTGGAAGCGCCAAATTTTGTCGAATTAGAAATAACTGAAACAGAACCTGGAGTAAAGGGTGATACTGCTTCAGGGGGTTCAAAACCAGCAACACTCGAGACTGGGGCAACAATAAATGTTCCTTTGTTTGTTAACACTGGAGACATTATTAGAGTAGATACACGGACAGGAGAGTATATGGAGAGGGTATAATGGGAATATTTATTATATGTTGAACAAACAAAAAGGAGGTTTTATAATGAATAATTTGGTTGAACGCGTATCATATCTTAAAGGTCTGGTGGACGGTCTAGGCATTAATGAAGATACTAAGGAAGGAAAAGTTTTATTAAACATAATTGATGTTTTAGATGATATAGTTAATGCAGTATCAGAGATTGATGCATCTCAATCAGATCTGGATGAATATATTCAAGCTGTTGATGATGATTTAGGTGATGTAGAAGAATTTTTATATGGTGATTATGATGATGATAGCGAGTACATAGAGGTTGAATGTCCTCATTGT
Protein-coding sequences here:
- a CDS encoding aminopeptidase P family N-terminal domain-containing protein, yielding MKQIELSEVDGAIIMMQENIKYYSRFTGEEGIIMVHSFVQYLIVKDEYVEQAKHQSPNYKIVNANNKDALGFLNIVFKELGIHTIWFEEDYIKPWEYESLKNNLEQVKLIPKDGNTLI
- the efp gene encoding elongation factor P, which encodes MVSAGDFRKGLTVEIEGQVYTVVDFQHVKPGKGAAFVRAKIKNVMTGSVLERTFNPTEKFPQAHIENKQMQYLYNDGNLYYFMDLETFEQIPLNKDQVEDAMLYVKENMNVTIKFYKGQAFSVEAPNFVELEITETEPGVKGDTASGGSKPATLETGATINVPLFVNTGDIIRVDTRTGEYMERV
- a CDS encoding CD1247 N-terminal domain-containing protein; protein product: MNNLVERVSYLKGLVDGLGINEDTKEGKVLLNIIDVLDDIVNAVSEIDASQSDLDEYIQAVDDDLGDVEEFLYGDYDDDSEYIEVECPHCHQNVYFDDEIFDSEDDLICPNCHNLIYSDDEFEDNDINE